The Sphingomicrobium aestuariivivum DNA window GCTGCTGTATTGCATTTCGCTGGTGGTGGCCTCGCTGGTGATCGCGCGCGAACTGTTCGTCCAGACCCGAAGCCAGATGGAATTGTCCGAGATGGGCGAGCTGGTCGAACTGTTGCGCGAACTCGACGCGCCGGGCTCGGGCGGCCTGTGGGAGCTCGACAGCGACCTCAATTTCACCAAGATGAGCCAGGCGCTGAATAGCGCCATCACGCTGCCCGCCGAGAAGGTGAAGGGGCGTTCGGTCTTCAAGATGATCGATCCCGACGGGCGCTATCGCAACATGAGTTCGGGCGTGCGCCAGCTGTTCGGCCATTTCCGCGAGGAAGAGCCGTTCCGCGATGTCGTCGTGCCGCAGGTCTATACCGATCGCTGGTGGTCGCTCTCGGGGCGTCCGCACTATGACGAGGACGGCAAGCTCATCGGCTGGAAGGGCGTGGCCTCCGACGTGACCGAGGCGCGCACCGCCAATGCCGATGCGCTGGGCGCGGCGCGCTCGGACCCGCTCACCGGCATCGCCAACCGCCTCCTCATCCGCGAACTGCTCGAACAGGCGCTCCTGGGGCAGATGAACAGCCACGGCGGCTGCGCGCTGCTGCTGGTCGACCTCGACCGCTTCAAGCTGGTCAATGACACGCTCGGCCATGCAATCGGTGACAAGCTCCTGTGCGCCATTGCCGAGCGGCTCGAGGCCGTCGTCGGCACTGAGGGCCATGTCGGCCGCCTCGGCGGCGACGAATTTGCCATCATCTGGCACGGCGACATCGACCGCTATTCGCTCTCGGGCCTGGCCGAGCGCGTCATCGCCGAGGTCAGCCGCGGCGTCACCATCGGCGCTGCCAATATCAATGTCGGCGCCACGATCGGCATCGCCATCGGCCCCGAGGACGGCAACCGCGAGGATCGCGTCATGCGCTCGGCCGACCTCGCGCTCTACAGTGCCAAGCGCGGCGGGCGCGGCGGCTATGCCTTCTACGACCGCGCCATGCTGCAGGCGGCCGAGGACCATCGCCTGCTCGAAAATGATGTCCGCGAGGCGTTGAAGAACAATGACATGCGGCTCGCTTACCAGCCGATCGTCGATGCGCGCACTGGCAAGATGGTGGGGCGCGAGGCGCTTCTGCGCTGGCGCCATGCCACCCGCGGCGAGATCGCGCCCGACCGCTTCATCCCGATCATCGAGGATGCCGGCCTCATCCACCAGATCGGCGACTGGGTCATCCGCGAGGCCTGCACCGAGGCGGCGGGCTGGGACGAGGACGTGCGCGTCGCGGTCAATATCTCGGCGGCGCAGTTGACCGGCGCGGGGCTGGCCAAGACGGTGGTCAACGCGCTCGCCCTGTCGGGCCTCCACCCGCACCGGCTCGAGCTCGAGGTGACCGAGAGCGTCTTCCTCGGCGACGATCCCGACACGCTCGCCTCGATCGAGCGTCTGCGCGGGCTCGGCGTGCGCATGGTGCTCGACGATTTCGGCAAGGGCTATTCCAGCTTCGGCTATCTCAGCCGCGCGCATTTCTCGAAGATCAAGATCGATGCAAGCTTCGTGCGCGCCGCCGCCGCCGGCGACCAGCAGTGCGTGGCCATCGTCAACGCCATCCTCGCGCTCGCCTCGGGCCTCGGCATCGAGACCACCGCGGAAGGCGTCGAGACCGCCGCGCAGGCCGACATCATGCGCGAACTGGGGATCGGCTCGCTGCAGGGCTACCTGTTCGGCCGCCCCGAGATCCTCGGGGTCAATGTGGTCGACATGGCGCGCCACCGCCGCGACATCGCCTGACCCCTTTTCATCTGCGTTTTAAGGGCTATAAGCCCGCCTGCGCTGCTGGGGTGTAGCCAAGTGGTAAGGCAGCGGTTTTTGGTACCGCCATGCGCAGGTTCGAATCCTGCCACCCCAGCCATAAACTATCCCAAGTATCTGAAAAGACTAGGAAAGCCTCCGATATCTGCTGGTTAATGTACCAGCGATTGTAGCCACTCGCTGTAGCCAATCGCGAGCGGCCTGATGGAGGTTTTCATGACCAAGATCCCCAACACCTTCCGCCGCGGAAAAATTTTCTGGTTCCGGGTAAGCCGGCGTTTGCCCTCCGGTAACCTGTTCCGGCCTACGGTCTCGCTTCGTACCGACAACTGCGCCGAGGCCCGCCGACGCGCAGCTCGTCTCACCGCGCGTTTCGAGGAAATGTACATGCGTCTGTTCGGAAGCGCGACCCGGCGCCTGGCCATGGATGCGCCCGACGCTACGAAAATCTTCAAAGCCGAATTCGAGCATGCGCTCGACCAGATCGAGGATGAGCGCGAGCATGCGTCGCTAGAAGGCTATGAATATGGAAGCTTCGAGACGTTCCTCGACGTCCACGAGCATGTCTATCGCTACCTCGCGGAAACGAAGTGTTCTGGCGAGGCGCCGACGATGGATGACCTTTTGGTGCGCTACCCTGCGCTGGCTCCGCGCACGACCGCGCTTGTCCACGGGGAGCTGCAGCGGCTCGGTGCGATCTGGCATACGCAGCTGGACGAAGCTGCCGGTGCGATGGAGGCCCAGGGCCTCGACACCGATATCTTCCATCTCGACCATGCAATCCGGCTGCGGTTCGAGGCGCGCCTCGCGGCGCTGCGCGAATATCGCGAGGGGATGATCGACCCCGCCCGCCGGTTTGCAGGGGGCGCCGGATTATCCAAACCGATCGTTCAGCCGGTTCCTCAACCCACGCCTCCCGTTGTGCCAACAGAACCTCCGGCAGCAGACATTCCCCTCTCGCCGCTAGCCGGGATGTCCGCCACCGAGTTCGGTCGCTACTTCGTCGAGGAGAACCCCAAGCTCAACGACCATGGTTCTCGCAAGCGGGGTGCCAGGTGGACGGAAAAGACCCGCAGTCAGTTCGAGGCGGCGATGCGCATGCTTGAGAAGAGCATGGGCGCCAAAAGCTTCATCGAGCTGTCGAATAACGACCTCAAGCAGCTTCTCGACCATTTCGATCGTCTTCCCCATACACATCATAAGACGCCGAGGCATCAGGACATGTCGCTTGAGGAGATCTGTCAGGAGGCAGCGTCGGAAGTCGCGGCAGGTAAAAGAGACAAGGGATCCATCGGGCTCAATGTCCCGACCCTAAACCGCCACTTTCGCTTCATTCGCATGGCGCATGACTGGGCTGTTCAGCGCGCCCCCTCTCTGACCAATCTCGACTGGGCGGCCTATTCGTTCGATGATCACCGCAGCGCACGAGATGTGCGCGATCCCTTCCCGGTCCAGTTGGGACGAAAGATCCTGCGGCTCCCACCGTGGCGGGGCTGTGCCGGGCGTAGCAAGCGCTTCGTCCCGGGCAGGGAGCTCTTCCACGACGCCGCTTACTGGGTCTTCCTGATCCTCTGGTACACCGGCATGCGCCGTGAAGAGGCCTGCAAGCTCAAGACATCGGATCTCTCGCGGCACGAGAATGGGGTGTGGTATTTTGACGTGAACGATACCGACACCGGCCGCGTCAAAAACAATAGCTCCAGGCGGTGGATCCCGATGGCCGACGAGTTGATCCGCCTGGGTCTGCCGCAGTTCTCGATCGCCAAGAAGAATGCCGAGGGCGACGTCCTCCTGTTCCCCGAACTCAAAGCGCCCTCGCGCATGCTCGGTGACACCTACTACCGTTTGTGCTGGAACAAGATTGTTGCCCATCTCAATGAGGATTTCTCGGGCGTGACGCTTCACGGTATCCGCCACATGGTCGCCGATGAACTCAAGGACGCGGGAGTTTCAACCGAGTTTCGTGCGGACCTACTCGGTCATACGGTGCCCGGTGAGACCGAGGGCCGGTACTCCAAGGCCGCGCGGCTCAAAGCGATGCAGCCGATCGTGAACCAGATCCCCGTCATCAGTTCGACGTTGCAGCCGATCCCTCACAACTCCCAACCCATACGGGATTAGTGCGTGTCCCAAGAACATCTGCGCGTGATAACGAAATGCCTGGGATGAAAGGCCGGTTAAAATGCCATTATCCTTAAATTGCGGTTGCTCATGTCGCTGTCAGCGAGGGTCTGGCCGTGGCGACTGATCAGCCGAAAGCGGCCAAGAGGGGCAACGGCTCGATCAACGTTCGAGCACGCTATAACCAGATGCTTCTGGGGGACTGGACGCAACTGAGCCAGGCTGACCTAGAGCGCATCAAACGCGTGCTGAGCCAGCGGCTGGAAGATGACGAAGCGGACCCTCTGACACTCGAAGCAGTGTTGTTGCTATGCGCGATCTTGAGCACCGGTCGGAAGCTTTCGGAGTTAGCCAAGCTCGAGATCCGTAGTGTCGAAACCCGAAGAGAAAATGTTCTAAAAACCCCGCCGTGCCTTCTGAGATTGGATGGGTCGTGGGGATGGTGGCTGCCGTCGGGAGCGCCCC harbors:
- a CDS encoding putative bifunctional diguanylate cyclase/phosphodiesterase — translated: MAVQRSAPARAPHLPPSSFSIGDLLRIRRGRSAMIEAVRWRQVNQFTRIGPKIIIGNLLIAAMDVGVMAGHVPTIELLLWLGTCAVLCGLFAWRHHRLTHDPDYRIAKPASFASATIGTIATTLMWWVVPLLWFPQLPSDLQLAVAAFGVVLMSTGAFMLVYVPPASVAYTLLMSVAGLMMAAHLQSGLLAVLVLLYCISLVVASLVIARELFVQTRSQMELSEMGELVELLRELDAPGSGGLWELDSDLNFTKMSQALNSAITLPAEKVKGRSVFKMIDPDGRYRNMSSGVRQLFGHFREEEPFRDVVVPQVYTDRWWSLSGRPHYDEDGKLIGWKGVASDVTEARTANADALGAARSDPLTGIANRLLIRELLEQALLGQMNSHGGCALLLVDLDRFKLVNDTLGHAIGDKLLCAIAERLEAVVGTEGHVGRLGGDEFAIIWHGDIDRYSLSGLAERVIAEVSRGVTIGAANINVGATIGIAIGPEDGNREDRVMRSADLALYSAKRGGRGGYAFYDRAMLQAAEDHRLLENDVREALKNNDMRLAYQPIVDARTGKMVGREALLRWRHATRGEIAPDRFIPIIEDAGLIHQIGDWVIREACTEAAGWDEDVRVAVNISAAQLTGAGLAKTVVNALALSGLHPHRLELEVTESVFLGDDPDTLASIERLRGLGVRMVLDDFGKGYSSFGYLSRAHFSKIKIDASFVRAAAAGDQQCVAIVNAILALASGLGIETTAEGVETAAQADIMRELGIGSLQGYLFGRPEILGVNVVDMARHRRDIA
- a CDS encoding tyrosine-type recombinase/integrase, whose translation is MTKIPNTFRRGKIFWFRVSRRLPSGNLFRPTVSLRTDNCAEARRRAARLTARFEEMYMRLFGSATRRLAMDAPDATKIFKAEFEHALDQIEDEREHASLEGYEYGSFETFLDVHEHVYRYLAETKCSGEAPTMDDLLVRYPALAPRTTALVHGELQRLGAIWHTQLDEAAGAMEAQGLDTDIFHLDHAIRLRFEARLAALREYREGMIDPARRFAGGAGLSKPIVQPVPQPTPPVVPTEPPAADIPLSPLAGMSATEFGRYFVEENPKLNDHGSRKRGARWTEKTRSQFEAAMRMLEKSMGAKSFIELSNNDLKQLLDHFDRLPHTHHKTPRHQDMSLEEICQEAASEVAAGKRDKGSIGLNVPTLNRHFRFIRMAHDWAVQRAPSLTNLDWAAYSFDDHRSARDVRDPFPVQLGRKILRLPPWRGCAGRSKRFVPGRELFHDAAYWVFLILWYTGMRREEACKLKTSDLSRHENGVWYFDVNDTDTGRVKNNSSRRWIPMADELIRLGLPQFSIAKKNAEGDVLLFPELKAPSRMLGDTYYRLCWNKIVAHLNEDFSGVTLHGIRHMVADELKDAGVSTEFRADLLGHTVPGETEGRYSKAARLKAMQPIVNQIPVISSTLQPIPHNSQPIRD